One region of Nerophis lumbriciformis linkage group LG10, RoL_Nlum_v2.1, whole genome shotgun sequence genomic DNA includes:
- the LOC133612317 gene encoding uncharacterized protein isoform X2, protein MFSSPEEEEMSTKWSHITSERYRNDEEDVFDADGEEEIRPKKKCRKEKLQILIQAPPLPVLPPLNFPNSSEYQTTSASTSQYYTTPRHPGRPHSPARISTYRLSPDRNHASSSSQYQTTPASMSQYQTTPRSSRNALESELFQLNMKVQKLVENQGELMRMLRGLAAQSVGPEAVDVQDLIEKPFETLEQLKTFSEQLDTDLLLRKQLVKALTALGGQNLADTVRTMLRKIATNKVLEQLGLRGKTGKVAFEDLPFYRIIIREEEELRGSDGEEGQREVYKGNGQ, encoded by the exons ATGTTTTCGAGCCCAGAGGAAGAAGAAATGTCAACCAAATGGAGCCACATCACCTCTGAACGTTATAGAAACGATGAGGAAGATGTGTTTGATGCTGACG GCGAAGAGGAAATTCGGccaaaaaagaagtgcagaaaagaGAAATTACAGATCCTCATCCAGGCACCCCCACTGCCAGTGCTCccaccattgaactttccaaacTCCAGCGAGTACCAGACCACTTCAGCCAGTACCAGCCAATACTACACCACTCCAAGGCATCCAGGCCGACCTCACAGCCCAGCGAGAATCAGCACTTACAGGCTCAGTCCAGACAGGAATCATGCATCTAGCTCAAGCCAGTACCAAACCACTCCAGCCAGTATGAGTCAGTACCAGACCACTCCAAGAAGCAGCAGGAATGCCCTTGAAAGTGAAC ttttccaGTTAAACATGAAAGTTCAAAAACTAGTTGAGAACCAGGGAGAACTGATGCGCATGCTGAGAGGGCTGGCAGCACAGTCTGTGGGGCCAGAAGCTGTGGATGTTCAAGATCTCATTGAGAAGCCTTTCGAGACTCTTGAGCAGCTTAAGACCTTCAGTGAACAGCTCGACACTGATCTTCTGCTCAGAAAGCAGCTG gtgAAAGCTCTTACTGCTCTTGGTGGGCAGAATTTGGCAGACACAGTGAGGACAATGCTGAGGAAAATTGCCACAAACAAAGTCCTGGAGCAGCTTGGTCTCCGTGGAAAGACAGGCAAAGTGGCATTTGAGGACTTGCCCTTTtacagaataataataa GAGAAGAGGAGGAATTAagaggaagcgacggcgaagaagggcaaagggaggtgtacaaaggaaatggacagtga
- the LOC133612317 gene encoding uncharacterized protein isoform X1: MFSSPEEEEMSTKWSHITSERYRNDEEDVFDADGEEEIRPKKKCRKEKLQILIQAPPLPVLPPLNFPNSSEYQTTSASTSQYYTTPRHPGRPHSPARISTYRLSPDRNHASSSSQYQTTPASMSQYQTTPRSSRNALESELFQLNMKVQKLVENQGELMRMLRGLAAQSVGPEAVDVQDLIEKPFETLEQLKTFSEQLDTDLLLRKQLVKALTALGGQNLADTVRTMLRKIATNKVLEQLGLRGKTGKVAFEDLPFYRIIIKACRGVHKQTTTAEVDCELGEVLKLATFRKGGSKFEEKRRN, from the exons ATGTTTTCGAGCCCAGAGGAAGAAGAAATGTCAACCAAATGGAGCCACATCACCTCTGAACGTTATAGAAACGATGAGGAAGATGTGTTTGATGCTGACG GCGAAGAGGAAATTCGGccaaaaaagaagtgcagaaaagaGAAATTACAGATCCTCATCCAGGCACCCCCACTGCCAGTGCTCccaccattgaactttccaaacTCCAGCGAGTACCAGACCACTTCAGCCAGTACCAGCCAATACTACACCACTCCAAGGCATCCAGGCCGACCTCACAGCCCAGCGAGAATCAGCACTTACAGGCTCAGTCCAGACAGGAATCATGCATCTAGCTCAAGCCAGTACCAAACCACTCCAGCCAGTATGAGTCAGTACCAGACCACTCCAAGAAGCAGCAGGAATGCCCTTGAAAGTGAAC ttttccaGTTAAACATGAAAGTTCAAAAACTAGTTGAGAACCAGGGAGAACTGATGCGCATGCTGAGAGGGCTGGCAGCACAGTCTGTGGGGCCAGAAGCTGTGGATGTTCAAGATCTCATTGAGAAGCCTTTCGAGACTCTTGAGCAGCTTAAGACCTTCAGTGAACAGCTCGACACTGATCTTCTGCTCAGAAAGCAGCTG gtgAAAGCTCTTACTGCTCTTGGTGGGCAGAATTTGGCAGACACAGTGAGGACAATGCTGAGGAAAATTGCCACAAACAAAGTCCTGGAGCAGCTTGGTCTCCGTGGAAAGACAGGCAAAGTGGCATTTGAGGACTTGCCCTTTtacagaataataataa AGGCATGCAGGGGTGTTCACAAACAGACGACCACAGCTGAAGTAGATTGTGAGCTTGGAGAGGTCCTGAAACTGGCCACTTTTCGAAAGGGAGGTTCAAAGTTTGAG GAGAAGAGGAGGAATTAa
- the LOC133612317 gene encoding uncharacterized protein isoform X3, whose protein sequence is MFSSPEEEEMSTKWSHITSERYRNDEEDVFDADGEEEIRPKKKCRKEKLQILIQAPPLPVLPPLNFPNSSEYQTTSASTSQYYTTPRHPGRPHSPARISTYRLSPDRNHASSSSQYQTTPASMSQYQTTPRSSRNALESELFQLNMKVQKLVENQGELMRMLRGLAAQSVGPEAVDVQDLIEKPFETLEQLKTFSEQLDTDLLLRKQLVKALTALGGQNLADTVRTMLRKIATNKVLEQLGLRGKTGKVAFEDLPFYRIIIRNSKLCW, encoded by the exons ATGTTTTCGAGCCCAGAGGAAGAAGAAATGTCAACCAAATGGAGCCACATCACCTCTGAACGTTATAGAAACGATGAGGAAGATGTGTTTGATGCTGACG GCGAAGAGGAAATTCGGccaaaaaagaagtgcagaaaagaGAAATTACAGATCCTCATCCAGGCACCCCCACTGCCAGTGCTCccaccattgaactttccaaacTCCAGCGAGTACCAGACCACTTCAGCCAGTACCAGCCAATACTACACCACTCCAAGGCATCCAGGCCGACCTCACAGCCCAGCGAGAATCAGCACTTACAGGCTCAGTCCAGACAGGAATCATGCATCTAGCTCAAGCCAGTACCAAACCACTCCAGCCAGTATGAGTCAGTACCAGACCACTCCAAGAAGCAGCAGGAATGCCCTTGAAAGTGAAC ttttccaGTTAAACATGAAAGTTCAAAAACTAGTTGAGAACCAGGGAGAACTGATGCGCATGCTGAGAGGGCTGGCAGCACAGTCTGTGGGGCCAGAAGCTGTGGATGTTCAAGATCTCATTGAGAAGCCTTTCGAGACTCTTGAGCAGCTTAAGACCTTCAGTGAACAGCTCGACACTGATCTTCTGCTCAGAAAGCAGCTG gtgAAAGCTCTTACTGCTCTTGGTGGGCAGAATTTGGCAGACACAGTGAGGACAATGCTGAGGAAAATTGCCACAAACAAAGTCCTGGAGCAGCTTGGTCTCCGTGGAAAGACAGGCAAAGTGGCATTTGAGGACTTGCCCTTTtacagaataataataa GGAATTCTAAATTGTGCTGGTGA